From a single Stomoxys calcitrans chromosome 4, idStoCalc2.1, whole genome shotgun sequence genomic region:
- the LOC106090711 gene encoding uncharacterized protein LOC106090711, whose product MFYTKVVCLLAAILVIAYTPAATGEGTCDDCLGKGMLELMDKLEQKRDCWFNTNHHILLRLKVINFECLLETFYAILKYNNEVIREECKREVQLNKCSMSDADLKTICLYDNLRTVTETYNDQEQCNGAQIKSSHLTIANKLLTGVLTGLGKVHPDC is encoded by the exons ATGTTCTATACTAAAGTTGTTTGCCTATTAGCAG CTATCCTAGTCATAGCCTATACACCTGCAGCCACAGGAGAAGGCACCTGCGACGACTGTTTGGGAAAAGGTATGCTCGAGCTCATGGACAAATTGGAGCAGAAAAGGGATTGCTGGTTCAATACCAACCATCATATCCTCCTTAGATTGAAAGTTATTAATTTCGAATGCCTATTGGAAACTTTTTATGCGATATTGAAGTACAATAATGAAGTCATAAGGGAGGAATGCAAGAGAGAAGTCCAATTAAACAAATGTTCCATGAGTGATGCGGATTTGAAGACAATATGTCTCTATGACAATCTGAGGACAGTTACCGAAACCTATAACGATCAGGAGCAGTGTAATGGTGCACAAATTAAATCTTCACATTTGACGATAGCAAACAAATTGCTGACTGGTGTACTCACAGGTTTGGGAAAGGTACATCCAGACTGCTAG